A region of Epinephelus fuscoguttatus linkage group LG1, E.fuscoguttatus.final_Chr_v1 DNA encodes the following proteins:
- the LOC125889977 gene encoding gastrula zinc finger protein XlCGF57.1-like isoform X4, which yields MCSVESLREFVNERLTAAAEEILGAFQRSIVEYEEEIDRQRRLLDMVLKPEIKLHRTELPQQHVCKEEEVVPEQQLCIEERKSSVEQEEPEAPEIKEEEEEVCSSQEGEQLVVKQETDGFMLTPADEESEQSEDQTLDFIHDDTQSAAEKESVFKIPVISSVISEATSEHQLLCHNSHVAERQDEEEYQHGDSGSTRNTELQAEKRHHESEMNSNSPHTSAVINLNTGKKPLKCDICGKDFEFKSKLQRHQRKHTGEKPYLCKTCGTRFSEKYLMKRHLRTHTGERPFICKMCGRAFRSRNYLTVHMRTHTGETPYVCKTSGKKYNNITALKKHVKIHADDKPVYCKICGKDFRFNQELIIHMSIHTGEKPYTCDVCGRAFKRYDVLLVHMRTHTGEKPYTCDVCGRAFRHNGHLLFHMRTHTGEKPYTCNVCGRAFGRNGDLLVHMRTHTGEKPYTCKVCGKAFRHNGYLLVHMRTHTGEKPYLCKTCGKGFIDASLLKRHCMIHTGEKPHTCKVCGRAFRHNGHLLVHMRTHTGEKPYTCKTCGKHFRSSNNLTGHMRTHTGVKVHDLSTEVPVEVTHIQERDCLHAKHVAELSEACSIKHAKKSGE from the exons ATGTGTTCAGTTGAGTCTTTGAGAGAGTTTGTCAACGAGcgactaactgctgctgctgaagaaatattgGGAGCTTTTCAAAGAAGCATCGTCGAGTACGAGGAAGAGATCGATCGTCAGCGCAGACTGTTGGATATGGTTTTGAAGCCTGAAATCAAGTTACACAGGACAG AGCTCCCACAGCAACATGtgtgtaaggaggaggaggttgtccctgagcagcagctctgtattgAGGAGAGGAAGTCCAGTGTGGAGCAAGAGGAGCCAGAGGCTCCAgagattaaagaggaagaggaggaagtgtgcagcagtcaggagggagagcagcttgtagtgaagcAGGAGACTGATGGCTTTATGTTGACTCCTGCTGATGAGGAAAGTGAGCAGAGTGAAGATCAGACTCTGGACTTCATTCATGATGACACTCAAAGTGCAGCAGAGAAAGAGTCTGTATTTAAAATTCCAGTTATAAGCTCTGTGATATCAGAAGCAACCAGTGAGCACCAGCTGCTCTGTCACAACTCTCATGTAGCTGAGAGGCAAGATGAGGAAGAATACCAGCATGGAGACTCAGGATCAACTAGAAACACAGAGCTTCAAGCAGAGAAAAGACATCATGAAAGTGAAATGAACAGTAACAGTCCACACACCTCTGCTGTGATAAACTTAAATACAG gtaaaaagcctttaaaatgtgacatatgTGGGAAAGATTTTGAGTTCAAGTCAAAATTGCAGAGAcaccagagaaaacacacaggtgagaagccgtaccTTTGCAAGACCTGCGGGACAAGATTCAGTGAAAAATATCTTATGAAAAGACATTTAAGaacccacacaggtgagagGCCATTTATATGCAAAATGTGTGGGAGAGCTTTTAGATCGAGAAATTACCTGACTGTCcacatgagaacacacacaggtgagacgcCATATGTGTGTAAGACCAGCgggaaaaaatacaataacataaCAGCTttgaaaaaacatgttaaaatccATGCAGATGACAAGCCAGTTTACTGTAAAATATGTGGGAAAGATTTCAGATTTAATCAAGAATTGATAATACACATGAgcatccacacaggtgagaagccgtatactTGTGACGTATGTGGGAGAGCTTTCAAACGTTATGATGTCTTGTTAGTCCACATGAGgactcacacaggtgagaagccgtatactTGTGACGTATGTGGGAGAGCTTTCAGACATAATGGTCACTTGTTATTCCACATGAGgactcacacaggtgagaagccatatACTTGTAACGTATGTGGGAGAGCTTTCGGACGTAATGGTGACTTGTTAGTCCACATGAGgactcacacag gtgagaagccatatACTTGTAAAGTATGTGGGAAAGCTTTCAGACATAATGGTTACTTGTTAGTCCACATGAGgactcacacaggtgagaagccgtaccTTTGCAAGACCTGCGGGAAAGGATTCATTGACGCATCATTATTGAAAAGGCATTGTAtgatccacacaggtgagaagccacaTACTTGTAAAGTATGTGGGAGAGCTTTCAGACATAATGGTCACTTGTTAGTCCACATGAGgactcacacaggtgagaagccgtatacttgcaaaacatgtgggaaaCACTTCAGATCTAGCAATAACTTGACAGGCCACATGAGAACGCACACAGGTGTAAAGGTGCATGACTTGAGCACAGAGGTTCCAGTTGAAGTCACACATATACAGGAGAGAGACTGTTtacatgcaaaacatgtggCAGAGCTTTCAGAGGCCTGTTCCATAAAGCATGCTAAGAAAAGTGGGGAGTGA
- the LOC125889977 gene encoding zinc finger protein 345-like isoform X1 — protein sequence MCSVESLREFVNERLTAAAEEILGVFQRSIVEYEEEIDRQRRLLDMVLKPEIKLHRTELPQQHVCKEEEVVPEQQLCIEERKSSVEQEEPEAPEIKEEEEEVCSSQEEEQLVVKQETDGFMLTPADEESEQSEDQTLDFIHDDTQSAAEKESVFKMPVISSVISEATSEHQLLCHNSDIAESQDEEEYQHGDSGSTRNTELQAEKRHHESEMNSNSPHTSAVINLNTGKKPLKCDICGKVFEYKSKLQKHLRIHTGEKPYLCKTCGKRFREKYLMKRHLRTHTGEKPYTCKTCGRAFRWRNYLTVHMRTHTGEKPYTCKTCGRAFRWRNYLTVHMRTHTGETPYVCKTCGKKYINITALKKHVKIHADNKPVYCKICGKDFRFNQELIIHMSIHTGERPYTCEVCGRSFKRYGDLKVHMRTHTGEKPYFCKTCEKRFSDASVLKRHCKIHTGEKPYTCKVCGRAFGRNGVLLVHMRTHTGEKPYTCNVCGRAFGRNGDLLVHMRTHTGEKPYTCKVCGKAFRHNGYLLVHMRTHTGEKPYLCKTCGKGFIDASLLKRHCMIHTGEKPHTCKVCGRAFRHNGHLLVHMRTHTGEKPYTCKTCGKHFRSSNNLTGHMRTHTGVKVHDLSTEVPVEVTHIQERDCLHAKHVAELSEACSIKHAKKSGE from the exons ATGTGTTCAGTTGAGTCTTTGAGAGAGTTTGTCAACGAGcgactaactgctgctgctgaagaaatattgGGAGTTTTTCAAAGAAGCATCGTCGAGTACGAGGAAGAGATCGATCGTCAGCGCAGACTGTTGGATATGGTTTTGAAGCCTGAAATCAAGTTACACAGGACAG agctcccacagcaacatgtgtgtaaggaggaggaggttgtccctgagcagcagctctgtattgAGGAGAGGAAGTCCAGTGTGGAGCAAGAGGAGCCAGAGGCTCCAgagattaaagaggaagaggaggaagtgtgcagcagtcaggaggaagagcagcttgtagtgaagcAGGAGACTGATGGCTTTATGTTGACTCCTGCTGATGAGGAAAGTGAGCAGAGTGAAGATCAGACTCTGGACTTCATTCATGATGACACTCAAAGTGCAGCAGAGAAAGAGTCTGTATTTAAAATGCCAGTTATAAGCTCTGTGATATCAGAAGCAACCAGTGAGCACCAGCTGCTCTGTCACAACTCTGATATAGCTGAGAGCCAAGATGAGGAAGAATACCAGCATGGAGACTCAGGATCAACTAGAAACACAGAGCTTCAAGCAGAGAAAAGACATCATGAAAGTGAAATGAACAGTAACAGTCCACACACCTCTGCTGTGATAAACTTAAATACAGgtaaaaagcctttaaaatgtgacatatgTGGGAAAGTTTTTGAGTACAAGTCAAAATTGCAGAAACACctgagaatccacacaggtgagaagccgtaccTTTGCAAGACTTGTGGGAAAAGATTCAGAGAAAAATATCTTATGAAAAGACATTTAAGAactcacacaggtgagaagccatatACATGCAAAACGTGTGGGAGAGCTTTTAGATGGAGAAATTACCTGACTGTCCACATGAGaacccacacaggtgagaagccatatACATGCAAAACGTGTGGGAGAGCTTTTAGATGGAGAAATTACCTGACTGTCCACATGAGaacccacacaggtgagacaccGTACGTTTGTAAGACCTGCgggaaaaaatacattaacataACAGCTttgaaaaaacatgttaaaatccATGCAGACAACAAGCCAGTTTACTGTAAAATATGTGGGAAAGATTTCAGATTTAATCAAGAATTGATAATACACATGAgcatccacacaggtgagaggcCGTATACTTGTGAAGTATGTGGGAGATCTTTCAAACGTTATGGTGACTTGAAAGTCCACATGAGaacccacacaggtgagaagccctACTTTTGCAAGACCTGCGAGAAAAGATTCAGTGACGCATCAGTATTGAAAAGGCATTGCaaaatccacacaggtgagaagccgtatactTGTAAAGTATGTGGGAGAGCTTTCGGACGTAATGGTGTCTTGTTAGTCCACATGAGgactcacacag gtgagaagccatatACTTGTAACGTATGTGGGAGAGCTTTCGGACGTAATGGTGACTTGTTAGTCCACATGAGgactcacacag gtgagaagccatatACTTGTAAAGTATGTGGGAAAGCTTTCAGACATAATGGTTACTTGTTAGTCCACATGAGgactcacacaggtgagaagccgtaccTTTGCAAGACCTGCGGGAAAGGATTCATTGACGCATCATTATTGAAAAGGCATTGTAtgatccacacaggtgagaagccacaTACTTGTAAAGTATGTGGGAGAGCTTTCAGACATAATGGTCACTTGTTAGTCCACATGAGgactcacacaggtgagaagccgtatacttgcaaaacatgtgggaaaCACTTCAGATCTAGCAATAACTTGACAGGCCACATGAGAACGCACACAGGTGTAAAGGTGCATGACTTGAGCACAGAGGTTCCAGTTGAAGTCACACATATACAGGAGAGAGACTGTTtacatgcaaaacatgtggCAGAGCTTTCAGAGGCCTGTTCCATAAAGCATGCTAAGAAAAGTGGGGAGTGA
- the LOC125889977 gene encoding zinc finger protein 260-like isoform X17, whose product MCSVESLREFVNERLTAAAEEILGVFQRSIVEYEEEIDRQRRLLDMVLKPEIKLHRTELPQQHVCKEEEVVPEQQLCIEERKSSVEQEEPEPPEIKEEEEEVCSSQEGEQLVVKQETDGFMLTPADEESEQSEDQTLDFIHDDTQSAAEEESVFKMPVISSVISEATSEHQLLCHNSDVAERQDEEEYQHGDSGSTRNTELQAEKRHHESEMNSNSPHTSAVINLNAGKKPLKCDICGKDFEFKSKLQRHQRKHTGEKPYLCKTCGTRFSEKYLMKRHLRTHTGERPFICKMCGRAFRSRNYLTVHMRTHTGETPYVCKTSGKKYNNITALKKHVKIHADDKPVYCKICGKDFRFNQELIIHMSIHTGEKPYTCDVCGRAFKRYDVLLVHMRTHTGEKPYTCDVCGRAFRHNGHLLFHMRTHTGEKPYTCNVCGRAFGRNGDLLVHMRTHTGEKPYTCKTCGKHFRSRSNLTVHMRTHTGVKVHDLSTEVPVEVTHIQERDCLHAKHVAELSEACSIKHAKKSGE is encoded by the exons ATGTGTTCAGTTGAGTCTTTGAGAGAGTTTGTCAACGAGcgactaactgctgctgctgaagaaatattgGGAGTTTTTCAAAGAAGCATCGTCGAGTACGAGGAAGAGATCGATCGTCAGCGCAGACTGTTGGATATGGTTTTGAAGCCTGAAATCAAGTTACACAGGACAG agctcccacagcaacatgtgtgtaaggaggaggaggttgtccctgagcagcagctgtgtattgaggagaggaagtccagtgtggagcaagaggagccagagcctccagagattaaagaggaagaggaggaagtgtgcagcagtcaggagggagagcagcttgtagtgaagcAGGAGACTGATGGCTTTATGTTGACTCCTGCTGATGAGGAAAGTGAGCAGAGTGAAGATCAGACTCTGGACTTCATTCATGATGACACTCAAAGTGCAGCAGAGGAAGAGTCTGTATTTAAAATGCCAGTTATAAGCTCTGTGATATCAGAAGCAACCAGTGAGCACCAGCTGCTCTGTCACAACTCTGATGTAGCTGAGAGGCAAGATGAGGAAGAATACCAGCATGGAGACTCAGGATCAACTAGAAACACAGAGCTTCAAGCAGAGAAAAGACATCATGAAAGTGAAATGAACAGTAACAGTCCACACACCTCTGCTGTGATAAACTTAAATGCAGgtaaaaagcctttaaaatgtgacatatgTGGGAAAGATTTTGAGTTCAAGTCAAAATTGCAGAGAcaccagagaaaacacacaggtgagaagccgtaccTTTGCAAGACCTGCGGGACAAGATTCAGTGAAAAATATCTTATGAAAAGACATTTAAGaacccacacaggtgagagGCCATTTATATGCAAAATGTGTGGGAGAGCTTTTAGATCGAGAAATTACCTGACTGTCcacatgagaacacacacaggtgagacgcCATATGTGTGTAAGACCAGCgggaaaaaatacaataacataaCAGCTttgaaaaaacatgttaaaatccATGCAGATGACAAGCCAGTTTACTGTAAAATATGTGGGAAAGATTTCAGATTTAATCAAGAATTGATAATACACATGAgcatccacacaggtgagaagccgtatactTGTGACGTATGTGGGAGAGCTTTCAAACGTTATGATGTCTTGTTAGTCCACATGAGgactcacacaggtgagaagccgtatactTGTGACGTATGTGGGAGAGCTTTCAGACATAATGGTCACTTGTTATTCCACATGAGgactcacacaggtgagaagccatatACTTGTAACGTATGTGGGAGAGCTTTCGGACGTAATGGTGACTTGTTAGTCCACATGAGgactcacacaggtgagaagccgtatacttgcaaaacatgtgggaaaCACTTCAGATCTAGGAGTAACTTGACAGTCCACATGAGAACGCACACAGGTGTAAAGGTGCATGACTTGAGCACAGAG GTTCCAGTTGAAGTCACACATATACAGGAGAGAGACTGTTtacatgcaaaacatgtggCAGAGCTTTCAGAGGCCTGTTCCATAAAGCATGCTAAGAAAAGTGGGGAGTGA
- the LOC125889977 gene encoding gastrula zinc finger protein XlCGF57.1-like isoform X7 → MCSVESLREFVNERLTAAAEEILGAFQRSIVEYEEEIDRQRRLLDMVLKPEIKLHRTELPQQHVCKEEEVVPEQQLCIEERKSSVEQEEPEPPEIKEEEEEVCSSQEGEQLVVKQETDGFMLTPADEESEQSEDQTLDFIHDDTQSAAEEESVFKMPVISSVISEATSEHQLLCHNSDVAERQDEEEYQHGDSGSTRNTELQAEKRHHESEMNSNSPHTSAVINLNAGKKPLKCDICGKDFEFKSKLQRHQRKHTGEKPYLCKTCGTRFSEKYLMKRHLRTHTGERPFICKMCGRAFRSRNYLTVHMRTHTGETPYVCKTSGKKYNNITALKKHVKIHADDKPVYCKICGKDFRFNQELIIHMSIHTGEKPYTCDVCGRAFKRYDVLLVHMRTHTGEKPYTCDVCGRAFRHNGHLLFHMRTHTGEKPYTCNVCGRAFGRNGDLLVHMRTHTGEKPYTCKVCGKAFRHNGYLLVHMRTHTGEKPYLCKTCGKGFIDASLLKRHCMIHTGEKPHTCKVCGRAFRHNGHLLVHMRTHTGEKPYTCKTCGKHFRSSNNLTGHMRTHTGVKVHDLSTEVPVEVTHIQERDCLHAKHVAELSEACSIKHAKKSGE, encoded by the exons ATGTGTTCAGTTGAGTCTTTGAGAGAGTTTGTCAACGAGcgactaactgctgctgctgaagaaatattgGGAGCTTTTCAAAGAAGCATCGTCGAGTACGAGGAAGAGATCGATCGTCAGCGCAGACTGTTGGATATGGTTTTGAAGCCTGAAATCAAGTTACACAGGACAG agctcccacagcaacatgtgtgtaaggaggaggaggttgtccctgagcagcagctgtgtattgaggagaggaagtccagtgtggagcaagaggagccagagcctccagagattaaagaggaagaggaggaagtgtgcagcagtcaggagggagagcagcttgtagtgaagcAGGAGACTGATGGCTTTATGTTGACTCCTGCTGATGAGGAAAGTGAGCAGAGTGAAGATCAGACTCTGGACTTCATTCATGATGACACTCAAAGTGCAGCAGAGGAAGAGTCTGTATTTAAAATGCCAGTTATAAGCTCTGTGATATCAGAAGCAACCAGTGAGCACCAGCTGCTCTGTCACAACTCTGATGTAGCTGAGAGGCAAGATGAGGAAGAATACCAGCATGGAGACTCAGGATCAACTAGAAACACAGAGCTTCAAGCAGAGAAAAGACATCATGAAAGTGAAATGAACAGTAACAGTCCACACACCTCTGCTGTGATAAACTTAAATGCAGgtaaaaagcctttaaaatgtgacatatgTGGGAAAGATTTTGAGTTCAAGTCAAAATTGCAGAGAcaccagagaaaacacacaggtgagaagccgtaccTTTGCAAGACCTGCGGGACAAGATTCAGTGAAAAATATCTTATGAAAAGACATTTAAGaacccacacaggtgagagGCCATTTATATGCAAAATGTGTGGGAGAGCTTTTAGATCGAGAAATTACCTGACTGTCcacatgagaacacacacaggtgagacgcCATATGTGTGTAAGACCAGCgggaaaaaatacaataacataaCAGCTttgaaaaaacatgttaaaatccATGCAGATGACAAGCCAGTTTACTGTAAAATATGTGGGAAAGATTTCAGATTTAATCAAGAATTGATAATACACATGAgcatccacacaggtgagaagccgtatactTGTGACGTATGTGGGAGAGCTTTCAAACGTTATGATGTCTTGTTAGTCCACATGAGgactcacacaggtgagaagccgtatactTGTGACGTATGTGGGAGAGCTTTCAGACATAATGGTCACTTGTTATTCCACATGAGgactcacacaggtgagaagccatatACTTGTAACGTATGTGGGAGAGCTTTCGGACGTAATGGTGACTTGTTAGTCCACATGAGgactcacacag gtgagaagccatatACTTGTAAAGTATGTGGGAAAGCTTTCAGACATAATGGTTACTTGTTAGTCCACATGAGgactcacacaggtgagaagccgtaccTTTGCAAGACCTGCGGGAAAGGATTCATTGACGCATCATTATTGAAAAGGCATTGTAtgatccacacaggtgagaagccacaTACTTGTAAAGTATGTGGGAGAGCTTTCAGACATAATGGTCACTTGTTAGTCCACATGAGgactcacacaggtgagaagccgtatacttgcaaaacatgtgggaaaCACTTCAGATCTAGCAATAACTTGACAGGCCACATGAGAACGCACACAGGTGTAAAGGTGCATGACTTGAGCACAGAGGTTCCAGTTGAAGTCACACATATACAGGAGAGAGACTGTTtacatgcaaaacatgtggCAGAGCTTTCAGAGGCCTGTTCCATAAAGCATGCTAAGAAAAGTGGGGAGTGA
- the LOC125889977 gene encoding zinc finger protein 345-like isoform X2, whose protein sequence is MCSVESLREFVNERLTAAAEEILGAFQRSIVEYEEEIDRQRRLLDMVLKPEIKLHRTELPQQHVCKEEEVVPEQQLCIEERKSSVEQEEPEAPEIKEEEEEVCSSQEEEQLVVKQETDGFMLTPADEESEQSEDQTLDFIHDDTQSAAEKESVFKMPVISSVISEATSEHQLLCHNSDIAESQDEEEYQHGDSGSTRNTELQAEKRHHESEMNSNSPHTSAVINLNTGKKPLKCDICGKVFEYKSKLQKHLRIHTGEKPYLCKTCGKRFREKYLMKRHLRTHTGEKPYTCKTCGRAFRWRNYLTVHMRTHTGEKPYTCKTCGRAFRWRNYLTVHMRTHTGETPYVCKTCGKKYINITALKKHVKIHADNKPVYCKICGKDFRFNQELIIHMSIHTGERPYTCEVCGRSFKRYGDLKVHMRTHTGEKPYFCKTCEKRFSDASVLKRHCKIHTGEKPYTCKVCGRAFGRNGVLLVHMRTHTGEKPYTCNVCGRAFGRNGDLLVHMRTHTGEKPYTCKVCGKAFRHNGYLLVHMRTHTGEKPYLCKTCGKGFIDASLLKRHCMIHTGEKPHTCKVCGRAFRHNGHLLVHMRTHTGEKPYTCKTCGKHFRSSNNLTGHMRTHTGVKVHDLSTEVPVEVTHIQERDCLHAKHVAELSEACSIKHAKKSGE, encoded by the exons ATGTGTTCAGTTGAGTCTTTGAGAGAGTTTGTCAACGAGcgactaactgctgctgctgaagaaatattgGGAGCTTTTCAAAGAAGCATCGTCGAGTACGAGGAAGAGATCGATCGTCAGCGCAGACTGTTGGATATGGTTTTGAAGCCTGAAATCAAGTTACACAGGACAG agctcccacagcaacatgtgtgtaaggaggaggaggttgtccctgagcagcagctctgtattgAGGAGAGGAAGTCCAGTGTGGAGCAAGAGGAGCCAGAGGCTCCAgagattaaagaggaagaggaggaagtgtgcagcagtcaggaggaagagcagcttgtagtgaagcAGGAGACTGATGGCTTTATGTTGACTCCTGCTGATGAGGAAAGTGAGCAGAGTGAAGATCAGACTCTGGACTTCATTCATGATGACACTCAAAGTGCAGCAGAGAAAGAGTCTGTATTTAAAATGCCAGTTATAAGCTCTGTGATATCAGAAGCAACCAGTGAGCACCAGCTGCTCTGTCACAACTCTGATATAGCTGAGAGCCAAGATGAGGAAGAATACCAGCATGGAGACTCAGGATCAACTAGAAACACAGAGCTTCAAGCAGAGAAAAGACATCATGAAAGTGAAATGAACAGTAACAGTCCACACACCTCTGCTGTGATAAACTTAAATACAGgtaaaaagcctttaaaatgtgacatatgTGGGAAAGTTTTTGAGTACAAGTCAAAATTGCAGAAACACctgagaatccacacaggtgagaagccgtaccTTTGCAAGACTTGTGGGAAAAGATTCAGAGAAAAATATCTTATGAAAAGACATTTAAGAactcacacaggtgagaagccatatACATGCAAAACGTGTGGGAGAGCTTTTAGATGGAGAAATTACCTGACTGTCCACATGAGaacccacacaggtgagaagccatatACATGCAAAACGTGTGGGAGAGCTTTTAGATGGAGAAATTACCTGACTGTCCACATGAGaacccacacaggtgagacaccGTACGTTTGTAAGACCTGCgggaaaaaatacattaacataACAGCTttgaaaaaacatgttaaaatccATGCAGACAACAAGCCAGTTTACTGTAAAATATGTGGGAAAGATTTCAGATTTAATCAAGAATTGATAATACACATGAgcatccacacaggtgagaggcCGTATACTTGTGAAGTATGTGGGAGATCTTTCAAACGTTATGGTGACTTGAAAGTCCACATGAGaacccacacaggtgagaagccctACTTTTGCAAGACCTGCGAGAAAAGATTCAGTGACGCATCAGTATTGAAAAGGCATTGCaaaatccacacaggtgagaagccgtatactTGTAAAGTATGTGGGAGAGCTTTCGGACGTAATGGTGTCTTGTTAGTCCACATGAGgactcacacag gtgagaagccatatACTTGTAACGTATGTGGGAGAGCTTTCGGACGTAATGGTGACTTGTTAGTCCACATGAGgactcacacag gtgagaagccatatACTTGTAAAGTATGTGGGAAAGCTTTCAGACATAATGGTTACTTGTTAGTCCACATGAGgactcacacaggtgagaagccgtaccTTTGCAAGACCTGCGGGAAAGGATTCATTGACGCATCATTATTGAAAAGGCATTGTAtgatccacacaggtgagaagccacaTACTTGTAAAGTATGTGGGAGAGCTTTCAGACATAATGGTCACTTGTTAGTCCACATGAGgactcacacaggtgagaagccgtatacttgcaaaacatgtgggaaaCACTTCAGATCTAGCAATAACTTGACAGGCCACATGAGAACGCACACAGGTGTAAAGGTGCATGACTTGAGCACAGAGGTTCCAGTTGAAGTCACACATATACAGGAGAGAGACTGTTtacatgcaaaacatgtggCAGAGCTTTCAGAGGCCTGTTCCATAAAGCATGCTAAGAAAAGTGGGGAGTGA